One Capsicum annuum cultivar UCD-10X-F1 chromosome 2, UCD10Xv1.1, whole genome shotgun sequence genomic window carries:
- the LOC107860092 gene encoding histone chaperone ASF1B isoform X1, protein MSAVNITNVTVLDNPASFLSSFQFEISYECLAPLQDDLEWKLIYVGSAEDETYDQLLESVFVGPVNVGNYRFVLQADPPDPSKIREEDIIGVTVLLLTCSYLGQEFVRVGYYVNNDYDDEQLREEPPQKVLIDRVQRNILTDKPRVTKFPINFRPENSEREEQAPLPDHVGEEEDQNEGQLPLPKSKSDEDGA, encoded by the exons ATGAGTGCGGTGAACATAACGAATGTGACGGTATTAGACAATCCGGCGTCGTTTTTGTCGTCGTTCCAGTTTGAAATTTCTTACGAGTGCCTCGCTCCTCTCCAAGACG ATTTGGAATGGAAGCTCATCTATGTTGGATCAGCTGAGGATGAAACATATGACCAACTTCTAGAAAGCGTTTTTGTTGGCCCTGTAAATGTTGGAAATTATCGCTTTGTCTTGCAG GCGGACCCTCCAGATCCGTCAAAAATTCGTGAAGAAGACATTATTGGTGTTACTGTCCTCTTGTTGACCTGCTCATATTTGGGGCAGGAATTTGTTCGAGTTGGCTACTATGTGAACAACGATTATGATGATGAGCAGCTGAGGGAAGAGCCTCCACAGAAAGTCTTAATTGATAGGGTTCAAAGAAATATATTAACGGACAAACCTAGAGTAACAAAGTTCCCTATTAACTTTCGCCCTGAAAATAGTGAAAGAGAGGAGCAAGCCCCTCTACCTGATCATGTGGGTGAAGAAGAGGACCAAAACGAAGGGCAATTACCTTTGCCTAAGAGTAAATCAGATGAAGATGGAGCCTAA
- the LOC107860091 gene encoding 2-hydroxyacyl-CoA lyase — protein MSNSDHLTPSTVDGNTFVAMCLAHAGIDRMFGVVGIPVTSLANWAVQLGIRFIAFHNEQSAGYAASAYGYLTGRPGILLTVSGPGCVHGLAGLSNAMVNTWPMVLISGSCDQKDMGRGDFQELDQIEAVKPFSKYSAKATDITKIPSCVFSVLDWAVSGKPGGCYLDLPTDVLHQTVSETEAQKLIDDAESCRSKEVIAKPIVKHPEIEKAAALLRQAERPLIVFGKGAAFSRAEKALKTLVESTGIPFLPTPMGKGLLPDNHELAATAARSLAIGKCDVALIVGARLNWLLHFGEPPKWSKDVKFILVDVDKEEIELRKPCLGIVGDATKVVEMIHKEIKDDPFCLGKSHPWAEALTKKSKENVSKMEAQLAKDVVPFNFMTPMRIIRDAILQLGSPAPVVVSEGANTMDVGRSVLVQTEPRTRLDAGTWGTMGVGLGYCIAAAVASPERLVVAVEGDSGFGFSAMEVETLVRYQLPVVVIVFNNGGVYGGDRRNPEEITGPYKEDPAPTSFVPGASYHLLIEAFGGKGYLVGTPDELRSALSESFSARKPTVINVTIDPYAGAESGRLQHKN, from the exons ATGTCCAATTCTGATCACCTAACCCCATCTACCGTCGACGGCAATACCTTTGTTGCCATGTGCCTTGCACATGCTGGCATCGACCGTATGTTCGGCGTCGTCGGTATACCCGTTACTTCCCTTGCCAACTGGGCGGTCCAGCTCGGAATCCGGTTCATTGCTTTCCATAATGAACAATCCGCCGGTTATGCTGCTTCCGCTTACGGTTATCTTACCGGTCGACCCGGTATTCTGCTTACAGTTTCCGGTCCGGGTTGCGTTCATGGGCTCGCCGGACTTTCTAATGCGATGGTTAACACTTGGCCCATGGTCCTGATTTCCGGGTCGTGTGATCAGAAGGATATGGGTCGGGGCGATTTTCAAGAATTGGATCAAATTGAAGCTGTGAAGCCCTTTTCCAAATACTCAGCTAAAGCTACTGATATTACGAAAATACCCAGCTGTGTTTTCAGTGTTTTGGATTGGGCTGTTTCTGGTAAGCCCGGTGGTTGTTATTTGGATCTTCCTACTGATGTGCTTCATCAGACTGTTAGTGAAACTGAAGCACAGAAATTGATTGATGATGCTGAGAGTTGTAGGAGTAAAGAGGTTATTGCTAAGCCCATTGTTAAACATCCGGAGATCGAAAAGGCGGCTGCTTTGTTAAGGCAAGCGGAGAGGCCTTTGATTGTATTTGGAAAAGGGGCTGCGTTTTCTAGAGCTGAAAAGGCTCTGAAGACTTTAGTTGAGAGTACTGGAATACCCTTTTTGCCAACGCCAATGGGCAAGGGTTTATTGCCTGATAATCATGAGCTAGCTGCTACTGCTGCGAGGTCACTGGCAATTGGAAAATGTGATGTGGCGTTGATTGTTGGCGCGAGGCTTAATTGGCTTTTGCATTTTGGAGAGCCACCAAAGTGGTCTAAGGATGTAAAGTTTATCTTAGTTGATGTAGATAAAGAGGAGATTGAGCTTAGGAAACCGTGTTTAGGGATAGTTGGTGATGCTACTAAGGTTGTTGAGATGATACATAAGGAGATTAAAGATGACCCTTTTTGTTTAGGGAAGTCTCATCCTTGGGCTGAGGCATTAACAAAGAAGAGCAAGGAAAATGTTTCAAAAATGGAGGCACAACTGGCAAAGGATGTTGTGCCTTTTAATTTTATGACACCAATGAGAATTATTAGAGATGCAATACTGCAATTGGGCAGCCCTGCTCCAGTTGTTGTCTCTGAAGGTGCGAATACTATGGATGTGGGACGATCAGTATTAGTTCAGACGGAACCAAGAACCCGGTTGGATGCTGGGACGTGGGGGACAATGGGAGTTGGTCTGGGTTACTGCATTGCAGCTGCGGTTGCTTCACCTGAAAGGCTTGTAGTTGCTGTGGAAGGGGACTCTGGATTTGGCTTCAGTGCCATGGAAGTCGAG ACCCTAGTTCGCTACCAGCTCCCAGTTGTGGTTATAGTCTTTAACAATGGCGGAGTTTATGGTGGTGATAGGAGGAACCCCGAAGAAATTACTGGGCCTTACAAAGAAGATCCAGCACCCACATCTTTTGTTCCTGGTGCATCTTATCATCTCCTTATTGAAGCCTTTGGAGGAAAAGGATACCTTGTTGGGACACCTGATGAACTTAGATCTGCACTTTCTGAGTCTTTTTCTGCTAGAAAACCTACTGTTATCAATGTGACAATTGATCCTTATGCTGGTGCTGAGAGTGGGAGGCTGCAGCACAAAAATTGA
- the LOC107860092 gene encoding histone chaperone ASF1B isoform X2, translating to MSAVNITNVTVLDNPASFLSSFQFEISYECLAPLQDDLEWKLIYVGSAEDETYDQLLESVFVGPVNVGNYRFVLQEFVRVGYYVNNDYDDEQLREEPPQKVLIDRVQRNILTDKPRVTKFPINFRPENSEREEQAPLPDHVGEEEDQNEGQLPLPKSKSDEDGA from the exons ATGAGTGCGGTGAACATAACGAATGTGACGGTATTAGACAATCCGGCGTCGTTTTTGTCGTCGTTCCAGTTTGAAATTTCTTACGAGTGCCTCGCTCCTCTCCAAGACG ATTTGGAATGGAAGCTCATCTATGTTGGATCAGCTGAGGATGAAACATATGACCAACTTCTAGAAAGCGTTTTTGTTGGCCCTGTAAATGTTGGAAATTATCGCTTTGTCTTGCAG GAATTTGTTCGAGTTGGCTACTATGTGAACAACGATTATGATGATGAGCAGCTGAGGGAAGAGCCTCCACAGAAAGTCTTAATTGATAGGGTTCAAAGAAATATATTAACGGACAAACCTAGAGTAACAAAGTTCCCTATTAACTTTCGCCCTGAAAATAGTGAAAGAGAGGAGCAAGCCCCTCTACCTGATCATGTGGGTGAAGAAGAGGACCAAAACGAAGGGCAATTACCTTTGCCTAAGAGTAAATCAGATGAAGATGGAGCCTAA